The Candidatus Woesearchaeota archaeon genome includes the window CCAAGGATTTATTGAAAAAATTCCTACTGGCATGACTAATGTTTTGCAACTAAAAAAGTTAAAATGATGTGATTTGGCATGTGTTTTAGTTCGTTCCGCCATATTCCGGTGAAAAACTATATGTTGTTCCGTCCTTTAACATGTATGTACGACCAAAACAGGGTCGGAGGTGTATATAATGAAAATGAAATTACCACTATATGTATTATTGGTTTTGGCAGTTATGCTGGTAGCCCCTTTTGCTCTAGCAGATAACCAAACCAACACAATCATTGACGATGATGCTGCTGAAAACTATACTGAGACAGAGTATGATGACTCTTCTGTAGATGAAGAAGTAGGTGAAGCCGTAGATGAAGAAGAAGTTGCAACAGAATTAGGTCTTATGATGACACAATCTGGCGCAGAAGTTAGACTTTTACAACTTGCAAAATCTATCGAAAGAAACATTTTACAAGGAGAAGAAGTTTTAGCAGCACATAATTTCTCCAGCGAACAACTCGTTGCTTTGAATGGACAATTAGATATTCTTCGAGGACTTTTAGAGGATGTTAATGCAGTAGATCTTCAAGATAGGTCTGATGAACTGGCAGCAGAATTTGTTGCAATTAAAAAAGAGGCCTTGATTGCTTCTAAAGATTTTAGAGACCTTGCTCGAACTGTAGTTGGTGAAACAACAGCAGATCAAATTAGAGAACGAGTGCAAGAAAAAGTTGCTAAAAGAGTTACCGCGATGAAAACACAAATTGCAGAAAAAAGAAATCAACACAATGCAGCACAAGTTGCAAAACTCTATCAACGGATGGGCATTAGTGATGATGCAATGATTCAGCAAATTCAATCAGGAGATGTTTCTTGGAATGAAGTAAAAGAACAAATTCGAACACGAGCAATTGAATTAACTCAAGAACAAAAGCGAAAAGTTGTTCAGGAAGTAAAAGAAGATCGGATTAAACAAAGAGTTTTTGAGCGGTCTATAAGATTAGACACTGATGAAATAGAAACCGAACTTGAAG containing:
- a CDS encoding RNA polymerase I-specific transcription initiation factor RRN3 family protein; its protein translation is MKMKLPLYVLLVLAVMLVAPFALADNQTNTIIDDDAAENYTETEYDDSSVDEEVGEAVDEEEVATELGLMMTQSGAEVRLLQLAKSIERNILQGEEVLAAHNFSSEQLVALNGQLDILRGLLEDVNAVDLQDRSDELAAEFVAIKKEALIASKDFRDLARTVVGETTADQIRERVQEKVAKRVTAMKTQIAEKRNQHNAAQVAKLYQRMGISDDAMIQQIQSGDVSWNEVKEQIRTRAIELTQEQKRKVVQEVKEDRIKQRVFERSIRLDTDEIETELEVEDDEAEDNEQDENETESEDVDLADDVRGRK